The proteins below are encoded in one region of Streptomyces sp. NBC_00490:
- the rsfS gene encoding ribosome silencing factor has translation MTATDRSIELIHTAAQAAADKLAHDIIAYDVSDVLSITDAFLLASAPNDRQVKSIVDEIEERLQKELGVKPVRREGDREARWVLLDYVDIVVHVQHSEERVFYALERLWKDCPELDLPEDAKATRGKAEEHAKLKAAEDAEDLGGDWR, from the coding sequence GTGACCGCCACTGACCGCTCCATCGAGCTCATCCACACCGCCGCACAGGCGGCCGCCGACAAGCTCGCGCACGACATCATCGCCTACGACGTCAGCGACGTACTGTCGATCACGGACGCCTTCCTGCTGGCCTCCGCGCCCAACGACCGCCAGGTCAAGTCGATCGTCGACGAGATCGAGGAGCGGCTCCAGAAGGAGCTCGGCGTCAAGCCGGTGCGCCGCGAGGGCGACCGCGAGGCCCGCTGGGTCCTGCTCGACTACGTCGACATCGTCGTCCACGTCCAGCACAGCGAGGAGCGCGTCTTCTACGCCCTGGAGCGGCTGTGGAAGGACTGCCCCGAGCTCGACCTGCCCGAGGACGCCAAGGCCACCCGCGGCAAGGCCGAGGAGCACGCCAAGCTGAAGGCCGCCGAGGACGCCGAGGACCTCGGTGGTGACTGGCGATGA
- a CDS encoding histidine phosphatase family protein, with product MSATGEVTAGRPGRGRRVILWRHGQTAWNVERRFQGTTDVELTETGVAQARRAARLLASLEPDAIVASDLKRAANTAAELAALTGLDVSHDEGLRETYAGVWQGLTHDEIIAAHGEEYAAWKRGEPVRRGGGELESEVADRAAPVVTRHADKLPDNGTLVVVSHGGTIRTTIGRLLGLETRHWESLGGLSNCCWSVLGEGARGWRLLEHNAGTLPEPVLGDDD from the coding sequence ATGAGCGCCACCGGTGAGGTGACGGCAGGGCGGCCCGGCCGGGGCCGCCGCGTCATCCTGTGGCGGCACGGCCAGACCGCCTGGAACGTGGAGCGCCGCTTCCAGGGCACCACGGACGTGGAGCTCACCGAGACCGGCGTGGCCCAGGCCCGCCGGGCCGCCCGGCTGCTCGCCTCCCTGGAGCCCGACGCGATCGTCGCCTCGGACCTCAAGCGGGCCGCGAACACGGCCGCCGAGCTCGCCGCGCTCACCGGTCTCGACGTCAGCCACGACGAGGGCCTGCGCGAGACCTACGCGGGCGTCTGGCAGGGGCTGACGCACGACGAGATCATCGCCGCGCACGGTGAGGAGTACGCCGCGTGGAAGCGCGGTGAGCCGGTCCGCCGCGGCGGCGGCGAACTGGAGAGCGAGGTGGCCGACCGCGCCGCCCCCGTGGTGACCCGGCACGCCGACAAGCTCCCCGACAACGGCACGCTCGTCGTGGTCAGCCACGGCGGCACGATCCGCACCACCATCGGCCGGCTCCTCGGTCTGGAGACCCGGCACTGGGAGAGCCTCGGCGGCCTCTCCAACTGCTGCTGGTCCGTCCTCGGCGAAGGTGCCCGCGGCTGGCGTCTCCTCGAGCACAACGCCGGCACGCTGCCGGAACCGGTGCTCGGCGACGACGACTGA